GTTCATGATGTTCCAGCTGACCTTCGCGGTGATCACCACCGCGCTGATCAGCGGTGCGATCGCCGACCGGGTGAAGTTCTCGGCCTGGCTGGTCTTCGTGCCGATCTGGGCGACCCTGTCGTACTTCCCCTTGGCGCACATGGTCTTCGGCTGCACCGACGGTGCCCTGATCTGCAGCCAGATCGGTGCCCAGGACTACGCCGGAGGCACCGCGGTGCACATCAACGCCGGCGTCGCCGGCCTGGTCCTGGCCCTGGTGATCGGCAAGCGGGTCGGCTTCGGCCGTGAGCCCATGCGCCCGCACAACCTGACCCTCACCATGCTCGGCGCTGCCCTGCTGTGGGTCGGCTGGTACGGCTTCAACGTCGGCTCGATCGTCTTCAGCGACGACCTCGACGCCAGCGACCAGTTCCTGGCCGAGACCGGTCTCACCTTCGCCAACACCACGCTGGCCACCATGGCCGCGATCATCGGTTGGCTGCTCGTGGAGAAGGTCCTCCACGGCAAGGCCACCACCCTGGGAGCCGCGTCGGGCATCGTCGCCGGGCTGGTCGCGATCACCCCGGCCGCCGGAGCGGTCAACATCCTCGGCGCCCTGGCCATCGGCCTGGTCTCGGGTGCCCTGTGCGCCTGGGCCGTGGGCCTGAAGTTCAAGCTCAACTACGATGACTCGCTCGACGTGGTCGGCGTGCACCTGGTCGGCGGCATCGTCGGCACCCTGATGATCGGGCTCTTCTCGGTCACCGCCGGTGAGGGCGACAACATCGCCGGCGGCGCCGTCGACGGCCTGTTCTACGGCGGTGGCCTCGGCTCCCTGGTCGACCAGCTGCTCGGTGTCCTGGTGGCCGTGGCGTGGTCCGGTGCGGCCACTCTGCTGATCGCCCTGGCCATCAAGTTCACGATGGGCTGGCGCATCGACGAGGAGTCCGAGGTCGAGGGCATCGACTTCGACCAGCACGGCGAGTCTGCCTACGATCTGCACACCAGTCTCTCCAGTGGCAGCGGCGGTCTCGCCGCCGCCACGAGGCCCGATCCCGCCACCCGCACGGAAGGGGCACGCGCATGAAGCTCGTCACCGCGGTGATCAAGCCGCACAAGTGGGAGGACGTCCGCGAAGCCCTCGAGACCTTCGGCGTGACCGGGATGACGGTCAGCGAGGTCAGCGGCTACGGACGGCAGAAGGGTCACACCGAGGTCTACCGCGGTGCCGAGTACGACGTGGCGCTGGTACCGAAGATCCGGCTCGAGATCGTGGTCGACGACGGTGACGCCGACGACGTGGCCGGCATCATCGTCACCGCCGCCCGGACCGGTCGCATCGGCGACGGCAAGGTGTGGACGAGTCCCGTCGACAGCGTGGTGCGCGTGCGCACCGGGGACCGGGACTCCACCGCGATCTGAGCGACCCGTGACCGGCCCGTGACCCGGCCCACCCGTGCGGTGGGCCGGGTCACGGCCGCTTCCGGCATGATCGAGCCCCCACCCACGCGCTGCGACGACCCCAGGAGACCGATGTGACGGCCACCGAGCGGGAGCAGCGCAGCACCGGGGCCGACGCCCTCTGCGCGGCGGCGTACGACGAGGTGGGCGGCGCCCGGACCGGCATGGCCCTGGTGGCGGTCGGCGGCTACGGCCGCGGCGAGCTGGCGC
This Nocardioides dokdonensis FR1436 DNA region includes the following protein-coding sequences:
- a CDS encoding ammonium transporter encodes the protein MDGYNAFMLVATLLVLMMTTPALALFYGGMTRSKSVLNMMMMSYAAMAIVGIIWVLWGYSMVFSDEGGIDTFFNSPFANFALDGVGYDGYTFMMFQLTFAVITTALISGAIADRVKFSAWLVFVPIWATLSYFPLAHMVFGCTDGALICSQIGAQDYAGGTAVHINAGVAGLVLALVIGKRVGFGREPMRPHNLTLTMLGAALLWVGWYGFNVGSIVFSDDLDASDQFLAETGLTFANTTLATMAAIIGWLLVEKVLHGKATTLGAASGIVAGLVAITPAAGAVNILGALAIGLVSGALCAWAVGLKFKLNYDDSLDVVGVHLVGGIVGTLMIGLFSVTAGEGDNIAGGAVDGLFYGGGLGSLVDQLLGVLVAVAWSGAATLLIALAIKFTMGWRIDEESEVEGIDFDQHGESAYDLHTSLSSGSGGLAAATRPDPATRTEGARA
- a CDS encoding P-II family nitrogen regulator, encoding MKLVTAVIKPHKWEDVREALETFGVTGMTVSEVSGYGRQKGHTEVYRGAEYDVALVPKIRLEIVVDDGDADDVAGIIVTAARTGRIGDGKVWTSPVDSVVRVRTGDRDSTAI